One Bacillota bacterium genomic region harbors:
- a CDS encoding radical SAM protein, with the protein MDYHDVLLINPPSKKKEIYEHLGLGYLAACLRKHGISVRILNTTYLTVPQALTEIKGCNCKVLGVSIPFQQSGNLAVQLISRLKKDGVDAHVTIGGIFPTFSYREIMSMYPEIDTAVLGEGEETFVELVKAILNGKDWRRVSGIACRDNGEIIETEPRPLIRNLDTIPFPERDLLPEVLAKTNFAPMLTSRGCYGRCAFCSVVPFFLKFGPKYRLRSSNNVMEELDILYNKYNVRNVEFNDANFIGGKGRGLKRAGEIAEEILKRNMDLRFSIQCRPDDVDEEMFAVLKKAGLSKIFLGIESGSQSQLDRFRKDTTVEENLKVLEVLAKLDLIVFMGFITLDQETTLQEVDENMSFVRKADKIMPKKRLYYDLAAKLIPLAGTEAEKKMKDSGRYIGHSLRFTYKMNNPRLNSVYKSLALSDHFRRMEREARNYDRDWMMR; encoded by the coding sequence ATGGATTACCACGACGTCTTACTGATAAACCCGCCCTCAAAAAAGAAGGAGATCTATGAACATCTCGGTTTAGGCTACCTGGCGGCCTGTCTCAGAAAACACGGCATCAGTGTTAGGATTTTAAATACGACCTACCTGACGGTACCCCAGGCACTGACTGAGATCAAGGGATGCAACTGCAAGGTGCTGGGTGTCAGTATACCCTTTCAGCAAAGCGGGAATCTCGCCGTGCAGCTCATCTCCCGGCTTAAAAAGGACGGGGTTGACGCCCATGTGACGATCGGCGGGATATTCCCCACTTTTTCATATAGAGAAATAATGAGCATGTATCCGGAGATAGATACCGCGGTCCTGGGTGAGGGTGAAGAGACTTTTGTCGAACTCGTCAAAGCCATACTCAACGGTAAAGACTGGCGGCGGGTGAGTGGGATAGCCTGCCGCGACAATGGTGAAATCATTGAAACGGAGCCGAGACCGCTGATAAGAAACCTGGACACGATACCCTTCCCCGAACGCGATCTTTTGCCGGAGGTGCTTGCGAAGACAAACTTCGCCCCTATGCTCACCTCGCGCGGATGCTACGGCAGGTGCGCCTTTTGCAGCGTTGTCCCGTTTTTCTTGAAGTTTGGGCCTAAATACAGACTGCGCAGCAGTAATAACGTGATGGAGGAGCTGGATATCCTTTATAACAAATACAACGTAAGAAATGTCGAATTCAACGACGCCAACTTTATCGGGGGCAAAGGCCGCGGTTTAAAACGGGCCGGGGAGATAGCCGAGGAAATACTGAAAAGGAACATGGACCTGCGTTTTTCTATCCAGTGCAGGCCGGACGATGTGGACGAGGAAATGTTCGCGGTTTTGAAAAAAGCGGGGCTGAGTAAAATCTTCCTTGGCATCGAATCCGGGTCGCAGTCGCAGCTTGACCGGTTCCGGAAAGACACGACGGTGGAAGAGAACCTCAAGGTGCTGGAGGTGTTGGCGAAACTCGATCTGATTGTGTTCATGGGGTTCATCACCCTGGACCAGGAAACGACCCTGCAGGAAGTCGACGAGAACATGTCCTTTGTTCGCAAGGCGGATAAGATTATGCCAAAGAAAAGGCTCTACTACGACCTGGCGGCAAAGCTCATCCCTCTCGCGGGGACGGAAGCGGAAAAAAAGATGAAGGACTCCGGCAGGTATATCGGCCATTCCCTGAGGTTCACCTATAAGATGAATAATCCGCGGTTGAACAGTGTTTATAAGTCGCTCGCATTATCCGACCACTTCCGGAGGATGGAAAGAGAAGCAAGGAATTACGACAGGGACTGGATGATGAGGTAG
- a CDS encoding PEP-utilizing enzyme — MVRVLDSPEEGARLQKGEVLVASQTDIAWTLLFPRAAAVITDVGAPLSHAAVVARELGIPAVVGCGDATTRLRTGDRVFVDGGRGIVTVLSDAEARSD, encoded by the coding sequence GTGGTCCGGGTCCTTGACAGCCCGGAGGAAGGAGCCCGGCTGCAAAAGGGCGAGGTCCTGGTCGCCTCCCAGACGGACATAGCCTGGACGCTGCTATTCCCCCGGGCGGCGGCGGTAATAACCGACGTGGGAGCGCCGCTCTCGCACGCCGCCGTCGTTGCCCGCGAACTGGGTATTCCCGCGGTTGTGGGATGCGGCGACGCCACCACGCGCCTACGAACCGGCGACCGGGTGTTTGTCGACGGCGGGCGGGGTATCGTAACGGTATTAAGCGACGCTGAAGCGCGAAGCGATTAA
- a CDS encoding PEP/pyruvate-binding domain-containing protein yields MRRGGIDAVHDMAVVVQRLVRADISGVLFTADPVTGGRKEMTGNFIYGPGEELVSGRDDPHTFKLVRSNGILRRCRYDGPPELKRFAGRLYRLGGRLEKDRGCPQDIEWSVAGGKLYVLQSRPITTLTGHNPATGAWNDSVTGEYLWTNVNFGEAVSRVMTPLSWTVLQLVFESWTFLPGYRASGNIGGRPYLNISVFASVLRALGRKRKDILQVLEGTL; encoded by the coding sequence GTGAGGCGAGGAGGCATCGACGCGGTCCACGATATGGCCGTCGTCGTGCAGCGGCTGGTCCGGGCGGATATTTCGGGGGTCCTGTTTACGGCGGACCCGGTTACCGGCGGTCGCAAGGAAATGACCGGCAACTTCATTTACGGGCCGGGCGAAGAACTGGTGTCCGGCCGGGACGATCCTCATACATTCAAACTGGTGCGTTCAAACGGTATTCTGCGAAGATGCCGCTATGACGGACCGCCGGAACTGAAGCGGTTTGCGGGCAGGCTTTACAGACTGGGCGGCCGGCTGGAGAAGGATCGGGGCTGCCCGCAGGACATCGAATGGTCTGTCGCCGGCGGCAAGCTGTACGTGCTGCAGTCCCGGCCGATCACGACGCTGACCGGGCACAATCCCGCCACCGGCGCGTGGAATGACAGCGTGACCGGCGAATACTTGTGGACAAACGTTAATTTCGGCGAAGCCGTATCTCGGGTGATGACCCCTTTATCCTGGACCGTGCTTCAACTGGTATTCGAATCGTGGACGTTCCTGCCCGGGTACCGGGCTTCCGGCAACATCGGCGGCAGGCCGTATCTCAATATAAGTGTTTTTGCCTCGGTTTTACGGGCTTTGGGAAGGAAAAGAAAAGATATCCTGCAGGTGCTGGAAGGCACGTTGTAA
- a CDS encoding radical SAM protein — MKRLEESQSFEGIPGLGIPGHEMLLTEAMPHPSLDSLPFPDRSPTSKYRNSYFSMWMRPIASIRTSQGCVGRCSFCALWAITGGRYLQRRPEKIIEELNAIKEEYVFFCDDESMCDWRRMDRLADLIKEAGIRKKYFLYARVDTIVKHPGLFAK; from the coding sequence ATGAAACGTCTTGAAGAAAGTCAATCCTTTGAAGGTATTCCGGGACTGGGCATTCCCGGCCACGAGATGCTTTTGACGGAAGCAATGCCGCACCCGAGTTTGGATTCCCTTCCTTTTCCGGACCGTTCCCCGACTTCAAAATACAGGAATTCGTACTTCAGCATGTGGATGAGACCCATCGCCTCCATTCGCACTTCGCAGGGATGCGTGGGGCGTTGCAGTTTCTGCGCCCTCTGGGCGATTACCGGCGGAAGGTATCTGCAGCGCCGGCCGGAAAAGATTATCGAGGAGTTAAATGCCATTAAGGAAGAATATGTGTTTTTCTGCGATGATGAGTCGATGTGTGATTGGCGAAGGATGGATAGATTGGCGGACTTGATTAAGGAGGCAGGCATAAGGAAAAAGTATTTCCTTTACGCTAGGGTGGACACCATCGTTAAACACCCCGGCCTGTTCGCCAAATGA
- a CDS encoding TetR/AcrR family transcriptional regulator: MAEEKLNRRSYTSPLRRQQQENTRYRIMEALAAIIKEGRILSFSVKDVADRAGVSYGSVYRYFPTRESLLESLYELAAEVAGPGIFFMSLSLNQIPALAGKTVATFEENATVLQAFTMALAASNIQPQSRHRRDEEYKKMVAESAPRLEPEVVGQVAAIISHLHSSLTWAVLRQRFGLSAEATADALTWALRALVQDVTRNK; encoded by the coding sequence ATGGCCGAAGAAAAACTCAACCGTCGCTCCTACACGAGTCCCCTGCGGCGCCAACAGCAGGAGAATACCCGGTATCGGATCATGGAGGCGCTGGCGGCGATTATCAAGGAAGGCCGCATCCTTTCTTTCAGCGTAAAGGACGTGGCGGACCGCGCCGGCGTTTCCTACGGTTCGGTCTACCGCTACTTCCCGACGCGGGAATCGCTCCTCGAGTCCCTTTATGAACTGGCCGCGGAGGTCGCGGGACCGGGCATTTTTTTCATGTCCCTCTCGCTGAACCAGATTCCTGCCCTTGCGGGAAAGACGGTAGCGACGTTCGAGGAGAATGCGACCGTCCTGCAGGCCTTCACGATGGCCCTGGCGGCCAGTAATATTCAACCCCAAAGCAGGCACCGGCGGGATGAGGAGTATAAGAAAATGGTTGCGGAAAGCGCTCCCCGCCTGGAACCGGAGGTCGTCGGACAGGTCGCGGCGATAATCAGCCACCTTCACAGTTCTCTGACCTGGGCGGTCCTCAGGCAGCGGTTCGGGCTCAGCGCCGAAGCGACGGCCGATGCGCTGACCTGGGCGCTGCGGGCATTGGTCCAGGACGTGACAAGAAACAAGTAA
- a CDS encoding exonuclease domain-containing protein, with product MEFVAVDFETANQTRVSACAIGLVVMHKGTILERAAYLIRPPELRFSRFNIAIHGIRAEDVIDKPCFNELWPELKGYFEGKTVIAHNAAFDLSVLRNTLDTYNIAYPDFNCLCTLSISRRIWPHWPTHRLDYVAGQLGIVFQHHNALEDALAAAEIARKACLAARAGSLKELVSRLGITPRRLGP from the coding sequence ATGGAGTTCGTTGCCGTCGACTTCGAAACGGCGAACCAGACAAGGGTGAGCGCCTGCGCGATCGGGCTCGTCGTGATGCACAAAGGGACGATCCTGGAACGGGCCGCCTATCTTATCCGCCCTCCCGAGTTGCGCTTCAGCCGGTTCAACATCGCCATCCACGGGATCAGAGCGGAAGACGTGATTGACAAACCCTGTTTCAATGAACTCTGGCCGGAATTGAAAGGTTACTTCGAAGGAAAAACCGTCATCGCCCACAACGCGGCTTTTGACCTGAGCGTTTTAAGGAACACCCTCGACACCTATAACATCGCCTATCCCGATTTCAACTGTCTGTGCACCCTGTCCATCTCGCGAAGGATCTGGCCGCACTGGCCCACACACCGTCTCGATTATGTCGCCGGTCAGTTAGGGATTGTATTTCAACACCACAATGCCCTGGAGGACGCGCTTGCCGCCGCCGAAATCGCCCGAAAAGCCTGCCTCGCAGCCCGCGCGGGCTCGTTAAAGGAGCTTGTGAGCCGTCTGGGGATCACGCCGCGCCGACTCGGTCCTTGA
- a CDS encoding stalk domain-containing protein produces the protein MRKTAVMAAVLVMMLAAAGSAYAAPSVVVDDMTLILDQPPVIEQGRVLVPLRAVATALGAETQWDGAARTVTITKAQTTVAVTIGITAAYTGGTRVELDVPPKIVNGRTLVPFRFVSEALGADVNWDGDTQTVTVTGGGLEAAVSLTEADDGGSVELKEGDFLEVALDGNPTTGYTWMAAVDAAVLRQVCEPMFQPETGLIGSGGTITLRFRADAAGVTEMELVYLRPWESVMPLKTFEVTVTVSSPESMATARGTGEACRFDLNGDGELDTIKFNCLEGGESYTLNVNNLSVTGQGDNLDGLCQIVDVDSKDKLKEITVSESGPSDDYATAFYYYDGERIVSMGRVEGSASTFLKVDGSGTVETKTRGATIHTWFYPDYYRLSGTHLLERVPQELYEMNHKVRVKRELALQKSRAGGITGVVLIPGEEAVLVGSDDKGWCLVENSEGMRGWFAYEGYNTISGTQLTTEDVFEGLCYAD, from the coding sequence ATGCGGAAAACAGCCGTGATGGCTGCGGTGTTGGTGATGATGCTTGCGGCGGCGGGCTCTGCATACGCCGCGCCGAGTGTCGTGGTGGACGATATGACGTTGATTCTCGATCAGCCGCCGGTAATCGAACAGGGACGGGTGCTGGTGCCGCTAAGGGCCGTTGCAACGGCACTCGGCGCGGAGACGCAGTGGGACGGGGCGGCGCGGACCGTCACGATCACCAAAGCGCAAACGACGGTGGCGGTAACCATAGGTATTACGGCGGCTTATACCGGCGGTACGCGCGTGGAGCTTGACGTTCCCCCGAAGATCGTTAACGGGCGAACCCTGGTGCCTTTTCGCTTCGTGTCCGAGGCGCTGGGCGCAGATGTGAACTGGGACGGCGACACGCAGACGGTTACGGTGACCGGCGGCGGTCTGGAGGCGGCGGTCAGTCTGACCGAAGCGGACGACGGCGGCAGCGTGGAGCTTAAGGAAGGGGATTTTCTGGAGGTGGCCCTGGACGGGAATCCGACGACGGGGTACACCTGGATGGCAGCGGTTGACGCGGCGGTCCTCCGCCAGGTCTGCGAGCCTATGTTCCAGCCGGAAACGGGGCTTATAGGTTCCGGCGGCACAATAACCCTGCGGTTCAGGGCCGACGCTGCGGGCGTGACGGAAATGGAGCTGGTTTACCTCCGCCCGTGGGAGAGCGTCATGCCGCTGAAGACCTTCGAGGTCACGGTGACGGTTTCCTCGCCCGAAAGCATGGCGACAGCCAGAGGGACGGGGGAGGCCTGCCGGTTTGATTTGAACGGGGACGGCGAACTTGACACGATTAAGTTCAACTGTCTCGAGGGTGGGGAAAGTTATACCCTGAACGTCAACAATCTTTCTGTGACGGGGCAAGGCGACAACCTGGACGGTTTATGTCAAATCGTCGACGTCGATTCCAAAGACAAGCTGAAAGAGATAACCGTAAGCGAATCAGGCCCGAGCGACGACTACGCGACCGCTTTCTACTACTATGACGGCGAACGGATCGTATCGATGGGCAGGGTTGAAGGCTCTGCAAGCACTTTTCTCAAGGTCGACGGTTCCGGAACGGTGGAAACGAAAACAAGAGGGGCGACAATCCATACCTGGTTCTACCCCGATTATTACCGACTGTCGGGGACGCACCTGCTGGAAAGGGTACCGCAGGAACTGTATGAAATGAATCATAAGGTAAGGGTGAAACGGGAGCTCGCGCTGCAAAAATCACGCGCTGGCGGAATAACGGGAGTGGTATTAATACCGGGCGAAGAGGCGGTGCTTGTCGGCAGCGACGACAAAGGCTGGTGCCTGGTGGAGAACTCTGAAGGGATGAGAGGCTGGTTTGCCTACGAAGGATACAATACCATCAGCGGCACGCAGTTAACCACAGAGGACGTTTTTGAGGGGCTCTGCTACGCGGATTAG
- a CDS encoding stalk domain-containing protein, producing MKPCLIILSLLCGLLFAGMGLTGKAEAIYIVPVYNIDIAQPNGSTVWAAETTNSITVTTTNSKPTGWVKLYYRTGTKDFWTYIGCVDMSYSLIGNYSWTVPPVHTDNAQIKAEWVGDCGSSNVLASDVSDTFSITTPTIAVTSPSAGETVIAGSGYTITYTTSPAPAGGKVRFSYRLNPSDGWRSIGCGDKTGSYAWTVPYEIDGTPVNTGRAQILAHWAPACEGDSYNFVISPEFTIAPEPRSIQITLPQHDAYWLPGSWQVIAWEASGASGSSPGEVQVLFSTGSDTEQGTIWADRDGVPYLWRELACRQNPAAGELLWQVPSGFGWKPAWIKVEWWDSCSGRSHLYAGDEETVIITARPKPPSNLMAATLLGTGIKLSWTDNAWNEEGFKVERKRHFGGGDYEEIAEVGANTAEYTDTSGLWPSSQYRYRVCAFNSYGESLYSNEAEATYGYTIGENVFVRFSIDKLTFYVDNAPRTMDAAPLIREGRTLLPVRYVAEALGAAVDWDPAQKKATVKSGNKTIELWVGKSTAMVNGAVKSIDAENAKVTPVVVPPGRTMLPLRFIMENLGCKVDWDATSQEVMIMGPAAAPGGTGD from the coding sequence ATGAAACCATGCTTGATTATCCTGTCTTTGCTGTGCGGCTTGTTGTTCGCAGGAATGGGGTTGACCGGGAAAGCCGAGGCCATCTACATTGTTCCGGTTTATAACATAGACATCGCCCAACCCAACGGAAGCACCGTCTGGGCGGCTGAGACTACTAATTCTATAACGGTGACCACAACAAACAGCAAACCGACTGGCTGGGTCAAGTTATACTACCGGACCGGCACCAAAGATTTCTGGACCTACATAGGGTGCGTGGACATGTCGTACAGTTTGATAGGAAACTACTCCTGGACCGTACCGCCGGTCCACACCGACAACGCCCAGATCAAGGCGGAGTGGGTGGGCGACTGCGGTTCTTCCAACGTACTCGCTTCCGATGTGAGCGACACTTTTTCCATAACAACCCCGACTATCGCCGTAACCTCCCCTTCGGCCGGCGAGACCGTGATCGCCGGATCCGGATACACGATAACGTATACGACATCGCCCGCGCCTGCCGGCGGCAAGGTCCGCTTCTCATACCGCCTGAACCCCTCGGACGGCTGGAGGTCTATTGGATGCGGCGATAAAACAGGCAGCTACGCGTGGACGGTCCCGTACGAAATAGACGGCACGCCGGTAAACACCGGCAGGGCTCAGATACTCGCCCATTGGGCGCCGGCCTGTGAGGGCGACTCATACAATTTCGTGATCAGCCCCGAATTTACCATCGCTCCGGAACCGCGGTCGATCCAGATTACGCTTCCGCAGCACGACGCGTACTGGCTGCCCGGCAGCTGGCAGGTTATAGCATGGGAAGCGTCGGGGGCGTCGGGTTCTTCCCCCGGGGAGGTTCAGGTCCTTTTCAGTACGGGATCGGATACGGAACAGGGAACGATCTGGGCGGACAGGGACGGGGTCCCGTACCTGTGGCGCGAGTTGGCCTGCCGGCAAAATCCGGCGGCGGGGGAGCTTCTGTGGCAGGTCCCCTCCGGGTTCGGCTGGAAACCGGCCTGGATCAAAGTCGAATGGTGGGACAGTTGTTCGGGCAGGTCGCACCTTTACGCCGGCGATGAAGAGACAGTGATAATAACCGCCCGTCCGAAGCCGCCGTCGAACCTCATGGCCGCCACCCTTCTGGGAACGGGGATCAAGCTGAGCTGGACCGACAACGCCTGGAACGAAGAAGGGTTCAAGGTCGAGAGGAAAAGACATTTCGGCGGAGGCGACTACGAGGAGATCGCGGAGGTGGGCGCCAATACGGCCGAATATACCGACACTTCAGGCCTCTGGCCTTCAAGTCAATACCGCTACAGGGTCTGCGCGTTCAACAGTTACGGCGAGTCGTTGTATTCAAACGAGGCGGAAGCAACCTACGGGTATACAATAGGGGAAAACGTGTTCGTGCGTTTCAGCATCGACAAGCTTACGTTTTACGTGGATAATGCGCCGAGGACGATGGATGCGGCGCCTCTCATCAGGGAGGGCCGGACGCTGCTTCCCGTGAGGTACGTCGCGGAAGCCCTCGGGGCGGCGGTCGATTGGGACCCCGCGCAGAAGAAGGCTACTGTGAAGTCCGGCAACAAGACCATCGAGCTGTGGGTGGGCAAAAGCACGGCCATGGTTAACGGGGCCGTCAAGTCGATCGACGCGGAAAACGCTAAGGTGACGCCGGTGGTGGTCCCGCCCGGAAGGACGATGCTTCCCCTTCGGTTTATAATGGAAAACCTGGGCTGTAAGGTGGACTGGGACGCGACTTCTCAAGAGGTTATGATAATGGGTCCTGCTGCCGCGCCGGGGGGAACGGGAGACTAA
- a CDS encoding TetR/AcrR family transcriptional regulator, which produces MWISKDGDVRKRELLDAAIELFYEKGYDNTSINDIIDRVGVSKGAFYYYFASKDEVLGTIGKEYTAKAMEIADNIAADENLNAVEKLNAMVSQVAEYNSAYDKEQTMFLKILSREENLKLIRTIFVNMIESAHRLYQRIIEQGVKEGVFRTSSPEETAELFIHMSMIMKSKLAQCILEPQGAGVLERKLAFYEEVFERILGAEKGSLNFTEPVLKYAKPRPETPPGE; this is translated from the coding sequence TTGTGGATCTCGAAAGACGGTGACGTGCGAAAACGGGAACTGCTTGACGCAGCGATCGAGCTGTTTTACGAAAAGGGCTACGACAATACTTCCATCAACGACATCATCGACCGGGTCGGCGTCTCCAAAGGAGCGTTCTACTATTACTTTGCCTCCAAGGACGAGGTCTTAGGGACGATCGGCAAGGAATACACCGCAAAAGCGATGGAAATCGCCGACAACATCGCGGCCGACGAAAACTTAAACGCCGTCGAAAAGCTTAACGCCATGGTATCGCAGGTTGCAGAGTACAATTCCGCTTATGATAAGGAACAGACGATGTTCCTTAAAATCCTGTCCCGGGAGGAGAACCTCAAGCTCATCCGCACCATCTTCGTAAACATGATTGAGTCGGCGCACCGGCTGTACCAAAGGATCATCGAGCAGGGCGTTAAGGAGGGCGTTTTCAGGACCTCTTCGCCCGAAGAGACGGCGGAACTGTTCATTCACATGTCGATGATCATGAAATCCAAGCTGGCCCAGTGCATCCTGGAGCCCCAGGGCGCCGGCGTGTTGGAAAGGAAACTCGCGTTTTACGAGGAGGTCTTCGAGCGGATCCTGGGCGCTGAAAAAGGTTCCTTGAATTTTACTGAACCCGTCCTGAAGTACGCCAAACCGCGCCCCGAAACACCCCCCGGGGAGTGA
- a CDS encoding ABC transporter ATP-binding protein, with translation MNERTVIKMDRVTKTYIMGEVAVEALKDTSLEIFAGELLVILGPSGSGKSTLLNIIGGMDSPTSGQVYAGGEELSSASEARLTRFRRNEVGFVFQFFNLIPDLTARENVELAANLTENPLSAEEVLEEVGMRDRMDHFPSQLSGGEQQRVSIARAVVKNPRLLICDEPTGSLDYKTGRMILGLLAKINRERGSTVVIVTHNAPIGAMAHRVARMSSGRIVEMGENPAPASPEGIEW, from the coding sequence ATGAACGAACGGACCGTAATTAAAATGGACCGGGTCACGAAGACCTACATCATGGGCGAGGTCGCCGTTGAGGCCTTGAAGGATACCTCGCTGGAGATTTTCGCGGGGGAACTGCTGGTAATCCTGGGCCCCAGCGGCTCCGGCAAGAGCACGCTCTTGAACATCATCGGCGGCATGGACTCGCCCACCAGCGGACAGGTTTATGCGGGCGGGGAGGAGCTCAGCAGCGCGAGCGAAGCGCGGCTCACCCGCTTCCGGCGCAACGAGGTGGGTTTCGTGTTCCAGTTTTTCAACCTGATCCCGGACCTCACCGCGCGGGAGAACGTGGAACTCGCGGCCAACCTGACCGAGAACCCGCTGTCGGCGGAAGAAGTCCTGGAGGAAGTCGGCATGCGCGACAGGATGGACCACTTCCCCTCCCAGCTCAGCGGGGGCGAGCAACAGCGGGTCTCCATCGCGCGGGCCGTGGTGAAAAACCCGCGGTTGTTGATCTGCGACGAGCCCACCGGCTCGCTCGATTACAAGACCGGCAGGATGATCCTGGGCCTGCTCGCCAAGATCAACCGGGAGCGGGGAAGCACTGTGGTCATCGTCACGCACAACGCGCCCATCGGCGCGATGGCCCACCGGGTCGCGCGCATGAGCAGCGGCAGAATCGTGGAGATGGGCGAGAACCCGGCCCCGGCCTCGCCGGAAGGGATTGAGTGGTAG